Proteins encoded within one genomic window of Thiothrix litoralis:
- a CDS encoding AAA family ATPase has protein sequence MIQFPYGISDFQRIRSQGMLYLDRTAHIPAIEAAGDQLVFLRPRRFGKSLLLSTLANYYDRHTADEFPALFGDLAIGKNPTAEHNQYLILRWDFSKVSAQGDLAAITGNLFRHLNECIKGFAQKYQAILQFPITVYPEDALASFDSLTNSVKNSGHTLYLLIDEYDNFANEILTSDPHDRVRYHDLLEGEGVLKTLFKVIKASASESKISRVFITGVSPVVLSDMTSGYNVATSIYLDEDFNALCGIPEVELQGLVQQIMHGHGLAETHVTEVMETLRRFYNGYRFCKDLTQATVYNPTLCFYALRHYQKKAQLPDQMLDGNLAMDAGRIRYIANLPVGAAVIDQILDETRTTPLRQLETRFGVEQLQRVQHDPSYMLSLLYFFGVLTIADVDGMGRLVLAIPNLVIRGLYVEQLKEQTLPRFEDQQTAQHLAEDFYQTADLQPVVEFVENKYFAVFSNRDYRWSNELTVKTAFMTLLFNDLYYIMDSEAVIQRRYSDLLMIIRPNMRRFPLLKDIVLEFKYVSLADAKLTAEQVRNQSRETLAALPVVQAAMQAALTQLRDYRQALETKYQQPERLHCLAVVALGFERVLWEAC, from the coding sequence ATGATCCAATTTCCTTACGGTATCAGTGATTTCCAGCGAATTCGCTCCCAAGGTATGTTGTACCTTGACCGCACTGCCCACATCCCGGCGATAGAAGCCGCTGGGGATCAGTTGGTATTCCTACGCCCGCGTCGTTTCGGGAAATCCCTGCTGTTGTCAACGCTGGCGAATTACTACGACCGCCACACCGCCGATGAATTTCCAGCACTGTTTGGCGACCTTGCCATTGGCAAAAATCCTACCGCCGAACATAACCAGTACCTGATCCTGCGTTGGGATTTTTCCAAAGTGTCGGCTCAGGGTGATCTTGCCGCCATTACTGGCAACCTATTCCGCCATCTGAACGAGTGCATCAAGGGTTTTGCGCAAAAGTATCAGGCAATCCTCCAGTTTCCGATCACGGTTTATCCAGAAGATGCGTTGGCGAGTTTTGATTCTTTAACCAACAGTGTGAAAAACAGCGGGCATACTCTCTACCTGTTGATCGACGAATACGACAATTTCGCCAATGAAATCCTCACCAGTGACCCGCATGATCGGGTACGTTATCACGACCTGCTGGAAGGCGAAGGCGTGTTGAAAACCTTGTTCAAAGTGATCAAGGCCAGTGCTTCCGAGAGCAAAATTTCACGGGTATTCATCACCGGCGTTTCCCCCGTGGTCTTGAGCGACATGACCAGCGGTTATAACGTCGCCACCAGTATTTATCTGGATGAAGACTTCAACGCACTTTGTGGCATCCCCGAAGTGGAATTACAGGGGCTTGTGCAACAGATTATGCACGGGCATGGTTTAGCCGAAACACACGTCACCGAGGTGATGGAAACCTTGCGCCGCTTTTACAATGGCTACCGCTTCTGTAAAGATTTGACGCAAGCCACGGTGTATAACCCGACCTTGTGTTTTTACGCTTTACGCCATTACCAGAAAAAAGCCCAACTGCCCGACCAAATGCTCGACGGTAATTTGGCCATGGATGCGGGGCGTATCCGTTACATTGCTAACCTGCCGGTGGGTGCAGCCGTGATTGACCAAATTCTGGATGAAACCCGCACCACGCCCCTGCGACAACTGGAAACCCGTTTCGGAGTTGAGCAATTGCAGCGGGTGCAACACGATCCGAGCTACATGCTTTCGCTATTGTACTTTTTCGGGGTGTTGACGATAGCGGATGTGGATGGCATGGGGCGGCTGGTACTGGCCATTCCCAATCTGGTGATCCGTGGTTTATACGTGGAGCAACTCAAAGAGCAAACCCTACCACGCTTTGAAGACCAGCAAACCGCGCAACATCTGGCAGAAGACTTCTACCAAACGGCTGACTTACAACCCGTCGTCGAATTCGTCGAGAACAAATATTTCGCCGTGTTCAGCAACCGTGATTACCGCTGGAGTAACGAACTCACGGTGAAAACCGCCTTCATGACACTGTTGTTCAACGATCTGTATTACATCATGGATTCGGAAGCGGTGATCCAGCGGCGTTATTCCGATCTGCTGATGATTATTCGCCCCAATATGCGGCGTTTTCCGCTGCTGAAAGACATTGTGCTGGAATTCAAATACGTGTCGCTGGCAGATGCCAAACTCACCGCAGAACAAGTGCGCAATCAATCCCGTGAAACCTTGGCAGCATTGCCCGTGGTACAGGCAGCGATGCAGGCAGCGTTGACCCAGTTGCGGGATTACCGGCAGGCATTGGAAACCAAATACCAGCAGCCAGAACGTCTGCATTGTCTGGCAGTAGTCGCACTGGGTTTTGAGCGGGTGCTATGGGAAGCGTGCTAA
- a CDS encoding ABC transporter ATP-binding protein, giving the protein MADLNAITLQLKGIRKAYNIGLPAETEVLHGLDLTIERGEFVALIGPSGSGKSTLLNLIGLLDKPTAGELFITGQATSHLQDRELTLLRAKAIGFVFQFHNLLSEFTALENVMLPMLAARGRPDEAMRLRAAELIEQVGLSKVGRHMSNDLSGGQQQRVAIARALVMQPALVLADEPTGNLDTQSADNVFDLLRRVNAASDTSFLIVTHDPRLAQRCDRIIELVDGRIDSDKANSVER; this is encoded by the coding sequence GTGGCTGACCTTAACGCCATTACCCTGCAACTTAAGGGTATCCGTAAAGCCTACAATATCGGTTTGCCTGCTGAAACCGAAGTGCTGCACGGGCTGGATTTGACCATTGAACGTGGCGAATTTGTTGCGCTGATTGGCCCTTCGGGGTCGGGCAAAAGCACGCTGCTAAACTTGATTGGTTTGCTCGACAAACCCACTGCGGGGGAGCTGTTCATCACCGGGCAGGCGACTAGCCACTTGCAGGATCGTGAACTCACGTTGCTGCGTGCCAAAGCCATCGGCTTTGTGTTCCAGTTCCACAATTTACTGTCTGAATTCACCGCGCTGGAAAACGTGATGTTGCCCATGCTCGCCGCTCGTGGTCGTCCCGATGAGGCGATGCGCTTACGCGCTGCGGAGCTGATTGAGCAAGTAGGGCTGAGTAAAGTGGGCAGGCACATGAGCAATGATTTGTCGGGTGGGCAACAACAGCGCGTTGCCATTGCCCGTGCGTTGGTGATGCAACCTGCGCTGGTGCTCGCCGACGAACCCACTGGCAACCTCGACACCCAATCTGCCGATAACGTGTTTGATTTGCTGCGCCGCGTGAATGCAGCCAGCGATACCAGCTTTTTAATCGTCACCCACGACCCGCGTTTGGCGCAGCGTTGCGACCGCATTATTGAGTTGGTGGACGGGCGCATTGATTCGGATAAAGCCAATAGCGTCGAACGTTAG
- a CDS encoding transglutaminase-like domain-containing protein translates to MRLYTSCDLAFEIPTPTPFVLMLRPRSGMQQWITREEYRLVPSVPVFEFTDNYGNLCQRLVAPPGIFTVYTSAEVVTADEVDQAPGAPFVAVQDLPDAELSYLLPSRYCESDRFGEMATEITADQLVGYDQVAAIVAWLRANILFAPGSSNVPVSAVEVNIKQSGVCRDFAHLGIALCRSLSIPARMVVGYLYELEPMDLHAWFEAYVGGRWYTFDATQAELKGGYVVLGYGRDAADVAVYNQFGPAVHATSQKVCVQRLKEK, encoded by the coding sequence ATGCGCTTATATACAAGTTGTGATTTGGCGTTCGAGATTCCTACACCGACGCCGTTTGTGCTGATGTTGCGACCCCGCAGTGGTATGCAGCAATGGATTACCCGTGAAGAATATCGCCTCGTGCCCAGTGTACCGGTGTTTGAATTTACTGATAACTACGGCAACCTTTGCCAGCGGTTGGTTGCACCGCCGGGCATTTTCACGGTGTACACCTCGGCCGAAGTAGTGACCGCTGATGAGGTGGATCAAGCACCGGGAGCGCCGTTTGTTGCCGTTCAAGATTTGCCCGATGCGGAACTCAGTTACTTGTTGCCCAGCCGTTACTGTGAATCAGACCGCTTTGGGGAAATGGCAACCGAAATTACCGCAGACCAATTGGTGGGTTACGATCAGGTCGCCGCGATTGTGGCGTGGTTGCGTGCCAATATCCTCTTTGCACCGGGCAGCAGCAATGTTCCAGTGTCGGCGGTGGAAGTTAACATTAAGCAATCGGGTGTTTGCCGCGACTTTGCGCACCTTGGTATTGCGCTGTGCCGCAGCTTGAGCATCCCCGCACGCATGGTAGTGGGGTATCTCTACGAGCTGGAGCCAATGGATTTACACGCTTGGTTTGAAGCCTATGTGGGCGGGCGCTGGTATACATTTGATGCGACGCAAGCTGAGCTAAAAGGCGGCTATGTGGTGCTTGGCTACGGTCGGGATGCGGCGGATGTGGCAGTCTATAATCAGTTTGGTCCTGCGGTACACGCCACCTCTCAGAAAGTTTGCGTGCAGCGCCTCAAAGAAAAGTAG
- a CDS encoding efflux RND transporter periplasmic adaptor subunit produces MTKALSNVSAKIAVPTIAPIPAVTRVPLYWLKIAIAVLIVLLLSGYVARNLIFGTPVEAHAVMKGELRQTVVASGRVTWPQRVSVAAEVTGRVSHIPVQEGQQVKRGQLLIQLEDSTDRASLAQATTAVALAEAKLRQQREVSLPTAQETLRQAQADVDQTRLQLTRIRTLNNQKYISKTELDTAQRNLDVANSKLAAAQLQVQSNQPTGSDALLATTALAQARASLQLAQVKLAQDTILAPADGTLISRSIEPGDIASAGKALMVLAAQGETQIEVQIDEKNLAKLALGQAALSSADAFPQQRFNAEVAYINPGVDATRGAVEVKLRVKDPPDYLRQDMTVSVDIETAQKPDALVIPTGALREASSDAPWVLVVRNNRTVHQTVTLGLRGDENVEVLSGLAAGEPVILASTPLIKADQHVRVTLPP; encoded by the coding sequence GTGACAAAAGCGCTAAGTAACGTTTCGGCAAAAATCGCCGTTCCCACCATTGCTCCGATTCCCGCCGTCACCAGAGTTCCACTTTATTGGCTGAAAATCGCCATTGCCGTTTTGATTGTGCTACTCCTCAGCGGCTATGTCGCCCGCAATCTGATCTTCGGCACACCCGTTGAAGCCCATGCCGTCATGAAGGGCGAATTGCGCCAAACCGTCGTTGCCAGCGGGCGCGTCACTTGGCCGCAGCGCGTCTCCGTGGCGGCGGAAGTCACCGGGCGTGTTAGTCACATTCCGGTGCAAGAAGGCCAGCAAGTCAAACGCGGGCAATTACTCATCCAGCTCGAAGACAGCACCGACCGCGCCAGCCTCGCGCAAGCAACCACCGCTGTGGCATTGGCCGAAGCCAAGCTGCGCCAGCAACGTGAAGTCAGTCTGCCCACCGCGCAAGAAACACTGCGCCAAGCACAAGCCGATGTCGACCAAACCCGCTTGCAACTCACCCGCATCCGCACGCTCAACAACCAAAAATACATCAGCAAAACCGAACTGGATACCGCCCAGCGCAACCTCGATGTCGCCAACAGCAAACTGGCGGCAGCCCAATTACAAGTACAAAGCAACCAACCCACCGGCAGTGATGCTCTGCTTGCCACAACCGCCTTGGCACAAGCCCGCGCTTCCTTGCAACTCGCACAGGTCAAGTTGGCGCAAGATACTATCCTCGCGCCCGCTGACGGCACGCTGATCAGCCGCAGCATCGAACCGGGCGATATTGCCAGCGCAGGCAAAGCCTTGATGGTGTTGGCGGCGCAAGGCGAAACCCAGATCGAAGTGCAAATCGACGAAAAGAACCTCGCCAAACTCGCCCTCGGGCAAGCCGCGTTGAGCTCCGCCGATGCCTTCCCCCAACAACGTTTTAATGCCGAAGTCGCCTACATCAACCCCGGCGTAGATGCCACACGCGGCGCAGTAGAAGTAAAGCTGCGCGTCAAAGACCCGCCGGATTATTTGCGCCAAGACATGACCGTTTCAGTCGACATAGAAACTGCCCAAAAGCCTGACGCACTGGTGATTCCCACCGGGGCATTACGGGAGGCCAGCAGTGATGCGCCGTGGGTGCTGGTGGTGCGCAATAACCGCACTGTCCACCAAACCGTCACACTGGGCTTGCGCGGCGACGAAAACGTGGAAGTGTTAAGCGGTCTAGCCGCAGGCGAACCCGTGATTCTGGCAAGCACCCCTCTGATCAAAGCTGACCAGCACGTGCGGGTGACATTGCCGCCATGA
- a CDS encoding DUF262 domain-containing protein: MNFCELIEKYTITIPMIQRDYAQGRKSAAEGNIRRELLSDVDKNINTGLHLDFIYGSVDEKLLIFTPLDGQQRLTTLFLLHWYVAARNNYLNDNEKNRLTKFRYETRISSTDFIAALVDSIGSITVENTSKKNLSEKIKDCTWFFSSWEHDPTVSAMLVILDAIHEKFCGKIDSLVNINKLTFDFINLDDFKLTDDLYIKMNARGVPLTPFENFKSKFEKLLLSDKLKKETFEENPKKYFLKDYFSNKIETDWVENLWEYVEEKEICDLKYLTIDKSFMRFFWYITEMLYFKSGNFLKSNSGKLKIHNFKYDHDGDPDIDYAVVDEVYDGNLGNIHYLFKILNKIKIIKSLIDGVLSYEHQEGKVSLFTKNFDLLAKVMKTEKGTERIDHQSKLILFAIINYVYHDFDEKKLGDDHLHDLVRVVRNLLVRVRKQSGISFFSDLNDEKMYNCINVMRSLTCDGNVYRILENEPHENFLINNEQLYSIHSEIKKAKLITQYPELREAIFKLEDHLEVKGAIHNFMPEIEESFSSEFIVTFQKRVKAFNEIWSQNCSRIVRGFLVVSNYSTWAGGSSNLGGLWFFGIKNNWNVILAKNTNNENKDFLVKYLSECCKNNLSLDDLINNYINSCDREGELEWKYYFIKYSWMTCAGGRYKNIFAWKNKYGFRVQDFSGIRSSAEHVNPYARTVKSIVNKHIDESKTFSSGNEENPLCLKEDDIKLFCEENGWRVEITDIPTHNNTCFIDCWLITNLPNIQIEAGKAWLKPTEKMDMIEVAVAFICELYQLDNPLDKNKVVDGCAEGVA; encoded by the coding sequence ATGAATTTTTGTGAGCTTATTGAAAAATATACCATTACGATTCCTATGATTCAGCGTGATTATGCTCAAGGGAGGAAATCAGCAGCAGAAGGAAACATCAGGAGGGAACTATTGTCTGATGTAGATAAAAATATTAACACTGGTCTACATCTTGATTTTATATACGGTTCTGTTGACGAGAAACTGCTCATATTTACTCCCTTAGATGGCCAACAACGTTTAACAACGTTATTCTTGTTACATTGGTATGTGGCAGCGAGAAATAACTATTTGAATGATAATGAAAAGAATAGGCTAACAAAATTTCGATACGAAACAAGAATAAGTTCCACAGATTTCATAGCAGCACTGGTTGATAGTATTGGAAGTATAACAGTAGAAAATACATCTAAGAAAAACCTTAGTGAAAAAATCAAAGATTGCACATGGTTTTTTTCATCTTGGGAACATGACCCAACAGTATCGGCGATGTTAGTAATACTGGATGCAATCCATGAGAAATTCTGTGGAAAAATTGATTCTTTAGTAAATATTAACAAGCTAACATTCGATTTTATAAATCTTGATGATTTCAAGTTAACCGATGATTTATATATAAAAATGAATGCGAGAGGTGTTCCATTAACACCGTTTGAAAATTTTAAGTCAAAATTTGAAAAGCTACTTTTATCTGATAAATTAAAAAAAGAAACATTTGAAGAAAATCCAAAGAAGTATTTTCTAAAAGACTATTTTTCAAATAAGATTGAAACTGATTGGGTTGAAAATCTTTGGGAATATGTTGAAGAAAAAGAAATTTGTGATCTTAAATACTTGACGATTGATAAGTCATTCATGCGTTTCTTTTGGTATATCACTGAAATGCTTTATTTTAAAAGTGGCAATTTTTTAAAAAGCAATAGTGGGAAATTAAAGATACATAATTTCAAATATGATCATGATGGTGATCCAGATATTGATTATGCTGTTGTTGACGAAGTGTATGATGGTAATCTAGGAAATATTCACTATCTTTTCAAGATTTTAAATAAAATAAAAATAATAAAGTCTTTAATTGATGGTGTTTTATCCTATGAACATCAAGAAGGAAAAGTTTCTTTATTTACAAAGAACTTTGATCTTCTTGCTAAAGTCATGAAAACAGAAAAGGGGACAGAAAGAATTGATCATCAAAGCAAGTTAATTTTGTTTGCAATAATAAATTATGTATATCATGACTTTGATGAAAAAAAGCTAGGTGATGATCACTTACATGATTTAGTTCGTGTTGTCAGGAATTTACTAGTTAGAGTAAGAAAACAATCTGGCATTTCGTTTTTCTCAGATTTAAATGATGAAAAAATGTATAATTGCATTAATGTCATGCGTAGCCTAACTTGTGATGGAAATGTTTACAGAATACTAGAAAATGAACCTCATGAAAATTTCTTGATTAATAATGAGCAGTTGTATTCTATTCATTCTGAAATTAAGAAAGCTAAATTGATAACACAATATCCAGAATTGAGGGAGGCTATCTTTAAGCTTGAAGATCATCTTGAAGTTAAGGGAGCTATTCATAACTTCATGCCAGAAATAGAAGAAAGCTTCAGTAGTGAATTCATTGTAACTTTTCAAAAACGTGTAAAAGCATTTAATGAGATATGGAGTCAAAACTGTTCGCGAATTGTAAGAGGATTTTTGGTAGTTAGCAATTATAGCACCTGGGCAGGTGGATCTTCTAATTTAGGCGGTTTGTGGTTTTTTGGGATTAAAAATAATTGGAATGTTATTCTTGCAAAGAACACCAATAACGAAAATAAAGATTTCTTGGTAAAGTATTTGAGTGAATGCTGCAAAAATAATTTATCGCTTGATGATTTAATAAATAATTATATTAATTCATGTGATCGTGAAGGAGAGCTAGAGTGGAAATATTACTTTATAAAATATAGTTGGATGACTTGTGCGGGAGGGCGTTATAAAAATATATTTGCTTGGAAAAATAAATATGGATTTAGAGTGCAAGATTTCTCAGGAATTAGATCAAGTGCAGAACATGTGAATCCGTATGCTAGAACGGTTAAATCTATAGTTAATAAGCATATTGATGAGAGCAAAACATTTTCTTCAGGCAATGAAGAGAATCCATTATGCTTGAAAGAAGATGATATAAAATTATTCTGTGAAGAAAATGGCTGGAGGGTAGAGATTACTGACATTCCTACTCATAACAATACATGTTTCATCGACTGTTGGTTGATTACCAATCTTCCTAATATTCAAATAGAAGCTGGAAAGGCATGGCTCAAACCAACAGAAAAAATGGACATGATCGAAGTTGCCGTTGCTTTTATTTGCGAATTATATCAGCTAGACAATCCATTGGATAAAAATAAAGTGGTTGATGGTTGTGCGGAGGGTGTTGCATGA
- a CDS encoding CcoQ/FixQ family Cbb3-type cytochrome c oxidase assembly chaperone — protein MDNWIYYLIPLAFIAVVVYVYRPGAKKGYQKDAKIPFADDDDKSDKSAK, from the coding sequence ATGGACAACTGGATATATTACCTGATACCACTAGCTTTCATCGCCGTTGTGGTTTACGTGTATCGCCCAGGGGCAAAAAAAGGCTATCAAAAAGACGCCAAAATCCCGTTTGCAGATGATGACGATAAAAGTGACAAAAGCGCTAAGTAA
- a CDS encoding ABC transporter permease: MNTVFPFEWILAIRFMREARMQTLLIMSGVALGVSVIVFISALISGLQTNLFRRTLDFQAQIVILPPKEVSRPLHKAGEGMLATLVQPRAQRLQSVDQWQTVLAQVAKMDGVSVVAPVVAGAGFIVRGEANKAVGLTGIEPETYLQLIALNSKIIAGTANITGTDILVGMDLAKDLGVWTGDKLNLQTASGGTATLSIRGIFDFGNSGMNSRSVYIALRTAQSLLDLAGGVTSVEVNLEAPFTAETVAQTIQAQTGLKVDSWIATNAQFFSALEAQSMSNTVIRFFVGLTAALGIASVLVVSVVQKSKAIGILRATGTSRQQILRLFLLQGALTGLMGSLLGAGVGWLFLNAWRKIAVNADGTQLFPITFDPMLFVYAAVGATLVGTLAALFPALQAARLDPAVAIRG; encoded by the coding sequence ATGAATACTGTCTTCCCGTTTGAATGGATTCTGGCGATTCGCTTCATGCGTGAAGCCCGGATGCAAACCTTGCTGATCATGTCCGGTGTGGCGCTCGGTGTATCGGTGATTGTGTTTATCTCTGCCCTGATTAGCGGCCTGCAAACCAATCTGTTTCGCCGCACGCTGGATTTTCAGGCGCAAATCGTGATTCTGCCCCCCAAAGAAGTGTCCCGCCCCTTGCACAAAGCGGGGGAAGGGATGCTCGCCACGCTGGTACAACCACGGGCGCAACGCTTGCAGTCGGTCGACCAATGGCAAACCGTACTCGCCCAAGTAGCTAAAATGGACGGGGTTAGCGTGGTCGCTCCGGTGGTAGCGGGGGCGGGTTTTATCGTGCGCGGCGAAGCTAACAAAGCCGTCGGCTTGACCGGTATTGAACCCGAAACCTACCTGCAACTTATTGCCCTCAATAGCAAAATCATCGCAGGCACAGCCAATATCACTGGCACGGACATCTTGGTCGGTATGGATTTGGCGAAAGACTTGGGCGTGTGGACAGGCGATAAACTCAATTTGCAAACCGCTTCCGGCGGCACGGCAACCTTGAGCATTCGCGGCATTTTCGATTTCGGCAATAGCGGGATGAATTCACGTTCGGTGTACATCGCGTTGCGTACTGCGCAAAGCCTGCTCGATTTGGCGGGCGGTGTCACCAGTGTCGAAGTTAATCTGGAAGCGCCGTTTACAGCGGAAACCGTGGCGCAAACCATTCAGGCGCAAACCGGCTTGAAGGTCGACAGTTGGATTGCCACCAACGCGCAATTCTTTAGCGCATTGGAGGCACAGTCCATGTCTAACACCGTGATTCGCTTTTTCGTGGGGCTGACTGCCGCCTTGGGTATCGCTAGTGTACTGGTGGTGTCAGTGGTGCAGAAATCTAAAGCGATTGGCATCTTGCGGGCAACGGGCACGTCGCGGCAGCAAATTTTGCGGCTGTTTTTACTGCAAGGCGCGTTGACGGGCTTGATGGGTTCGCTGTTAGGTGCGGGGGTCGGTTGGCTGTTTTTAAATGCGTGGCGCAAGATTGCGGTTAACGCCGATGGTACCCAATTGTTCCCGATTACGTTTGACCCGATGCTGTTTGTGTACGCAGCCGTGGGCGCAACATTGGTGGGAACACTGGCCGCGCTGTTCCCGGCATTGCAGGCGGCGCGGCTTGACCCGGCGGTGGCGATTCGTGGCTGA